In Leptidea sinapis chromosome 40, ilLepSina1.1, whole genome shotgun sequence, one DNA window encodes the following:
- the LOC126976253 gene encoding uncharacterized protein LOC126976253 isoform X1 produces MEKNNNNSNDPCNNHNARSEKIMHRVCPSKLSKRELEDLYYSLLENNADLKKAVNLQKDQIRVLTTKLQRLSVQKPLNREQRECCIHTRGIINEQKEMINDLKKTNEKLNERIRSLNMRLCSVKQFLNKSPNQGQSLSARYCNSASLRNTSTIGLNIKGSEANMKSKSNTVSCQCLNMSVMQAAAAGRSPVVQPEMPVKLSAEPKTGDKQQEEENDKMEECYQNKCRTLVEEFKQKILNLEQELIWNQEQYTRTIRNLEESLGELQEKYTSNRAEKMSSEVRLQQQQAIAAGLAQKLKDAEMQQDNMSVQLSLEKHRASELEMRLKAAESSADVSRALAARMETINKPDVNSTDLSGGQFERMSNPDESSMYQCPFQVPVPNNSESSPHQRPSKTSLASPDKCKQSLDSGYSGNSSAESECKQRKQTIVLNKIADLQTQLDELKQTFVR; encoded by the exons AtggaaaaaaacaataacaacagTAATGATCCGTGCAACAATCATAATGCTAGGTCGGAAAAAA TTATGCACAGAGTGTGCCCATCTAAGTTAAGCAAGCGTGAATTAGAAGACTTGTACTACTCTTTGTTAGAAAACAATGCAGATTTAAAGAAGGCTGTAAACCTGCAAAAGGATCAGATTAGAGTTCTAACAACTAAGTTGCAGAGACTCAGTGTTCAAAAGCCGTTAAATAGAGAACAGAGAGAATGTTGCATACACACCAGGGGTATTATAAATGAGCAAAAAGAAAT GATTAATGATTTGAAAAAgacaaatgaaaaattaaatgaaaggatCCGATCACTTAACATGCGACTATGCTCAGTGAAGCAATTTCTGAATAAGAGTCCCAATCAAGGTCAATCCTTGAGCGCCAGATATTGCAATAGTGCTTCATTGAG AAATACATCTACCATCGGGCTGAACATCAAGGGAAGTGAAGCTAATATGAAGTCGAAAAGTAATACTGTGTCTTGTCAATGTCTTAA TATGTCTGTAATGCAGGCAGCTGCAGCGGGACGTTCGCCTGTTGTTCAACC AGAGATGCCGGTAAAATTATCAGCTGAACCAAAAACCGGTGATAAAca GCAGGAGGAAGAAAATGACAAAATGGAGGAGTGCTATCAGAATAAATGCAGAACTCTTGTGGAGGAGTTTAAACAAAAGATCCTGAATCTAGAGCAG GAACTCATTTGGAATCAGGAACAATATACACGCACGATCCGGAACCTCGAGGAAAGCCTGGGTGAGCTCCAAGAGAAGTACACCTCCAACAGGGCTGAGAAGATGTCCAGTGAGGTGCGTCTCCAGCAACAGCAGGCCATTGCTGCTGGGCTGGCGCAGAAGCTGAAAGATGCCGAGATGCAGCAAG ACAACATGTCCGTCCAACTGAGCCTGGAGAAGCACCGTGCCAGCGAGCTGGAGATGCGGCTCAAGGCGGCTGAGAGCTCGGCTGACGTGTCACGTGCTCTCGCCGCCCGTATGGAGACTATTAAT AAACCGGATGTAAACAGTACCGATCTTTCGGGCGGCCAATTCGAGAGGATGTCCAACCCGGACGAGTCCTCGATG TACCAGTGTCCATTCCAAGTGCCAGTGCCGAACAATTCCGAATCTTCTCCTCATCAACGGCCGTCCAAGACTAGTTTGGCGAGCCCGGACAAATGCAAACAATCCTTAGACTCGGGCTACAGCGGAAACTCGTCTGCAGAATCTGAATGTAAG CAAAGGAAGCAAACTATTGTCTTGAACAAGATAGCGGACCTCCAAACGCAGTTGGACGAGTTGAAACAGACGTTTGTAA GGTGA
- the LOC126976253 gene encoding uncharacterized protein LOC126976253 isoform X2, whose translation MEKNNNNSNDPCNNHNARSEKIMHRVCPSKLSKRELEDLYYSLLENNADLKKAVNLQKDQIRVLTTKLQRLSVQKPLNREQRECCIHTRGIINEQKEMINDLKKTNEKLNERIRSLNMRLCSVKQFLNKSPNQGQSLSARYCNSASLRNTSTIGLNIKGSEANMKSKSNTVSCQCLNMSVMQAAAAGRSPVVQPEMPVKLSAEPKTGDKQQEEENDKMEECYQNKCRTLVEEFKQKILNLEQELIWNQEQYTRTIRNLEESLGELQEKYTSNRAEKMSSEVRLQQQQAIAAGLAQKLKDAEMQQDNMSVQLSLEKHRASELEMRLKAAESSADVSRALAARMETINKPDVNSTDLSGGQFERMSNPDESSMYQCPFQVPVPNNSESSPHQRPSKTSLASPDKCKQSLDSGYSGNSSAESECK comes from the exons AtggaaaaaaacaataacaacagTAATGATCCGTGCAACAATCATAATGCTAGGTCGGAAAAAA TTATGCACAGAGTGTGCCCATCTAAGTTAAGCAAGCGTGAATTAGAAGACTTGTACTACTCTTTGTTAGAAAACAATGCAGATTTAAAGAAGGCTGTAAACCTGCAAAAGGATCAGATTAGAGTTCTAACAACTAAGTTGCAGAGACTCAGTGTTCAAAAGCCGTTAAATAGAGAACAGAGAGAATGTTGCATACACACCAGGGGTATTATAAATGAGCAAAAAGAAAT GATTAATGATTTGAAAAAgacaaatgaaaaattaaatgaaaggatCCGATCACTTAACATGCGACTATGCTCAGTGAAGCAATTTCTGAATAAGAGTCCCAATCAAGGTCAATCCTTGAGCGCCAGATATTGCAATAGTGCTTCATTGAG AAATACATCTACCATCGGGCTGAACATCAAGGGAAGTGAAGCTAATATGAAGTCGAAAAGTAATACTGTGTCTTGTCAATGTCTTAA TATGTCTGTAATGCAGGCAGCTGCAGCGGGACGTTCGCCTGTTGTTCAACC AGAGATGCCGGTAAAATTATCAGCTGAACCAAAAACCGGTGATAAAca GCAGGAGGAAGAAAATGACAAAATGGAGGAGTGCTATCAGAATAAATGCAGAACTCTTGTGGAGGAGTTTAAACAAAAGATCCTGAATCTAGAGCAG GAACTCATTTGGAATCAGGAACAATATACACGCACGATCCGGAACCTCGAGGAAAGCCTGGGTGAGCTCCAAGAGAAGTACACCTCCAACAGGGCTGAGAAGATGTCCAGTGAGGTGCGTCTCCAGCAACAGCAGGCCATTGCTGCTGGGCTGGCGCAGAAGCTGAAAGATGCCGAGATGCAGCAAG ACAACATGTCCGTCCAACTGAGCCTGGAGAAGCACCGTGCCAGCGAGCTGGAGATGCGGCTCAAGGCGGCTGAGAGCTCGGCTGACGTGTCACGTGCTCTCGCCGCCCGTATGGAGACTATTAAT AAACCGGATGTAAACAGTACCGATCTTTCGGGCGGCCAATTCGAGAGGATGTCCAACCCGGACGAGTCCTCGATG TACCAGTGTCCATTCCAAGTGCCAGTGCCGAACAATTCCGAATCTTCTCCTCATCAACGGCCGTCCAAGACTAGTTTGGCGAGCCCGGACAAATGCAAACAATCCTTAGACTCGGGCTACAGCGGAAACTCGTCTGCAGAATCTGAATGTAAG tag